A genomic region of Salinibacter pepae contains the following coding sequences:
- the rfbD gene encoding dTDP-4-dehydrorhamnose reductase: MLFNRVLLTGANGLLGQALVHRLSQNREYDVLATARDDAPRFENGSCGYAPLDVTQPDDVAQIFEDFTPNVVVNCAAMTDVGRCDERRSEAWAVNARAVKTLAKHCRTSGARLVQVSTDFVFNGKRGPYDEQARPDPVNYYGRTKLAGENAVREAGRANWAIVRTVLLYGTGRDLRRSNIVLWVADQLSQGESLHIVDDQHRTPTHVDDLADGIERLLHHEATGIYHVSGAEMVSVYELACAVAQEFGLDASLVEPVPSSFFEDAVERPPRTGFVIDKAREELDYAPRPLDAGLRDVQESLQGFSGS; encoded by the coding sequence ATGCTGTTCAACCGCGTTCTCCTTACCGGCGCCAACGGACTGCTCGGGCAGGCCCTGGTCCATCGCCTCAGCCAAAACCGCGAGTACGACGTGCTCGCGACCGCTCGGGACGACGCCCCCCGGTTCGAAAACGGGTCGTGCGGCTACGCCCCGCTCGACGTGACGCAGCCGGACGACGTGGCCCAAATCTTCGAGGACTTTACCCCCAACGTGGTCGTGAACTGCGCCGCGATGACCGACGTGGGCCGGTGCGACGAGCGCCGAAGCGAGGCGTGGGCCGTCAATGCCCGTGCCGTCAAAACACTGGCGAAGCACTGCCGCACCAGCGGGGCCCGCCTCGTGCAGGTCTCGACCGACTTCGTCTTCAACGGCAAACGCGGGCCCTACGACGAACAGGCCCGCCCCGACCCCGTCAACTACTACGGGCGCACCAAGCTGGCGGGCGAAAACGCCGTGCGGGAGGCCGGGCGCGCCAACTGGGCCATTGTGCGCACCGTCCTGCTCTACGGCACGGGCCGGGACCTCCGCCGCTCGAACATTGTCCTCTGGGTTGCCGACCAGCTGTCCCAGGGAGAGTCCCTCCACATCGTCGACGACCAGCATCGCACCCCTACGCACGTCGACGACCTGGCCGACGGCATCGAGCGCCTGCTTCACCACGAGGCGACCGGCATCTATCACGTGTCCGGGGCCGAGATGGTCTCGGTCTACGAGCTGGCCTGTGCGGTGGCGCAGGAATTTGGGCTCGACGCCTCCCTGGTCGAGCCCGTGCCGAGCAGCTTCTTCGAGGACGCCGTGGAGCGCCCCCCGCGCACCGGCTTCGTCATCGACAAGGCCCGGGAGGAACTCGACTACGCCCCACGCCCGCTCGACGCCGGCCTCCGCGACGTGCAGGAGTCCCTGCAGGGCTTCTCCGGCTCGTAA
- the serS gene encoding serine--tRNA ligase translates to MLDLDTVRNDPRRVKEALRAKGIGSPDLVDTLLEVDETRRSAITELQDVQSRQNELSQQIGALKREGKDEEAEAIIEKTGRMKEKINRLKEEVQEAEARQEELVLELPNIPHPSVPVGADEDDNEVEATVGEMPAFDFDPAPHWELADRHNLVDLERGAKVAGSGFPFYLGKGARLQRALLNFFLDRARERGYTEMQAPLFVNPESARGTGQLPDKDALMYEIPRDDFYPIPTAEVPVTNFHRDEILAADDLPRRYCTYSPCWRREAGSYGSDVRGLNRLHQFDKVELVRIVPPDQSYRALDALLQDAESALDALDLPYRRLLMCTGDMGFTQAKVYDLEVWSAAQERWLEVSSVSNFEAFQARRAQIRYRPEPEAKPELVHTLNGSGLAFPRIVAALLENNQQPDGSIELPAALHPYTGFARIGAEA, encoded by the coding sequence ATGCTCGACCTCGACACCGTCCGCAACGATCCCCGCCGCGTCAAGGAGGCCCTCCGGGCCAAAGGCATCGGCTCGCCCGACCTCGTCGACACGCTCCTCGAGGTCGACGAGACGCGCCGGTCTGCCATCACGGAGCTGCAGGACGTGCAGTCCCGTCAGAACGAGCTCTCGCAGCAAATCGGGGCCTTGAAGCGAGAGGGCAAGGACGAGGAGGCCGAGGCGATTATCGAAAAGACCGGCCGGATGAAGGAGAAGATCAATCGCCTGAAGGAGGAGGTTCAGGAGGCAGAGGCCCGGCAGGAGGAGCTCGTGCTGGAGCTCCCCAACATTCCGCACCCGAGCGTTCCGGTCGGGGCGGACGAGGACGACAACGAGGTCGAGGCGACGGTCGGCGAGATGCCCGCGTTCGACTTCGACCCGGCGCCGCACTGGGAGCTGGCCGACCGGCACAATCTCGTGGACCTGGAGCGGGGGGCAAAGGTGGCGGGAAGCGGGTTCCCGTTTTACCTCGGCAAGGGGGCTCGGCTCCAGCGGGCCCTCCTGAACTTCTTCTTGGACCGCGCCCGGGAGCGCGGATACACCGAAATGCAGGCCCCGCTCTTCGTCAATCCGGAGAGCGCAAGGGGCACCGGTCAGCTTCCGGACAAGGATGCCCTGATGTACGAGATTCCGCGCGACGACTTCTACCCCATCCCCACCGCCGAGGTGCCCGTCACCAACTTTCACCGGGACGAGATTCTCGCGGCCGACGACCTGCCCCGTCGGTACTGCACCTACTCGCCCTGCTGGCGGCGCGAGGCCGGAAGCTACGGCTCGGACGTGCGCGGCCTCAACCGCCTGCACCAGTTCGACAAGGTCGAGCTCGTGCGGATCGTGCCCCCCGACCAGAGCTACCGCGCGCTCGACGCGCTTCTGCAGGACGCCGAAAGCGCCCTCGACGCCCTCGACCTTCCCTACCGCCGCCTCCTCATGTGCACCGGCGACATGGGCTTCACACAGGCCAAAGTGTACGACCTAGAGGTGTGGAGCGCGGCACAGGAACGCTGGCTGGAAGTGTCCTCCGTCTCCAACTTCGAGGCCTTTCAGGCCCGCCGCGCACAGATCCGCTACCGGCCCGAGCCGGAGGCCAAGCCCGAACTCGTCCACACCCTCAACGGAAGCGGCCTCGCCTTTCCCCGCATCGTGGCGGCCCTCCTCGAAAACAATCAGCAGCCCGACGGCTCCATCGAACTGCCGGCGGCGCTCCACCCGTACACCGGGTTTGCCCGAATCGGGGCCGAAGCGTGA
- the fbp gene encoding class 1 fructose-bisphosphatase produces the protein MTGSHRTSHAGDGAPEDDLGTFQTLEQFILDRQDSFPHSTGAFSRLLRDISLAAKIVNRDMRRAGLLDVYGSTGERNVQGEVQQKMDALAHREFVQALRRGGECCLIGSEEHAEAIPLSTVSKEGDGKYIVLLDPLDGSSNIDVNVSVGTIFSIYRLPDGYEKEEPDPEAALQPGTEQVAAGYVVYGSSTMLVYTTGNGVNGFTLDPSIGEFLLSHPDIQTPSRGRLSSINSGYYHSFEEGLRDYLDWLQQKDPETNRPAKTRYIGSFVSDFHRNLLKGGIYMYPATESSPAGKLRLMYEANPMGFIAEQAGGAASDGHRRILEKEPDKLHQRTPLFIGSEEMVRRAEAFLQGEPERALSA, from the coding sequence ATGACCGGATCCCATCGCACATCCCACGCCGGCGACGGCGCGCCCGAGGACGACCTGGGCACGTTTCAGACCCTGGAGCAATTCATTCTTGATCGACAAGACTCGTTTCCACACTCCACCGGGGCGTTCTCGCGGCTGCTGCGCGACATCAGCCTGGCGGCCAAGATCGTGAACCGCGACATGCGCCGCGCCGGGCTTCTCGACGTGTACGGCAGCACCGGCGAGCGCAACGTGCAGGGGGAGGTCCAGCAGAAGATGGACGCCCTTGCCCACCGCGAGTTCGTGCAGGCGCTGCGGCGGGGCGGGGAGTGCTGCCTCATCGGCTCCGAGGAGCACGCGGAGGCGATCCCCCTGAGCACCGTTTCGAAGGAGGGCGACGGAAAGTACATCGTCCTTCTGGATCCCCTTGACGGCTCCTCCAACATTGACGTGAACGTGTCGGTGGGCACCATCTTCAGCATCTACCGGCTGCCGGACGGCTACGAAAAGGAGGAGCCGGATCCGGAGGCGGCCCTCCAGCCGGGGACCGAGCAGGTGGCCGCGGGCTACGTCGTCTACGGCTCCTCAACGATGCTGGTCTACACGACCGGGAATGGCGTGAACGGCTTCACGCTCGATCCGTCGATCGGGGAGTTTTTGCTGTCGCACCCCGACATCCAGACGCCGTCCCGAGGGCGGCTCTCCTCGATCAACAGCGGCTACTACCACTCCTTCGAGGAGGGGCTGCGGGACTATCTCGACTGGCTCCAGCAGAAGGACCCCGAGACCAACCGCCCCGCGAAGACGCGGTACATCGGCTCGTTCGTGTCGGACTTCCACCGGAATCTTTTGAAGGGAGGGATCTACATGTACCCGGCCACCGAGAGCAGTCCGGCGGGGAAGCTTCGCCTGATGTACGAGGCCAACCCGATGGGCTTCATTGCCGAGCAGGCCGGCGGGGCGGCGTCGGACGGGCACCGGCGCATCCTGGAAAAGGAGCCGGACAAGCTTCACCAGCGCACGCCGCTCTTCATCGGCAGCGAAGAGATGGTTCGTCGGGCCGAGGCGTTCCTGCAGGGCGAGCCGGAGCGAGCGCTGTCGGCATGA
- a CDS encoding TIGR04282 family arsenosugar biosynthesis glycosyltransferase has translation MDTALLVFAKVPRPGEVKTRLTPALSAAEAARLYTAFLRDTLRQVLRLDADVRLYLAPPVPDEAPDAVPSGVGVHVQTGDGLGARMEQAFRETLGDGYGQVLVMGSDHPTLPRSFLQRADQALQGSGSLCIGPTEDGGFYLLGMSAFFPQLFDEMSYSHGQVFAETLSRAEGTGADVTVLPQWYDVDRPRDLDRLLTDLDDRPADAPNTRRVADRLGLEALA, from the coding sequence ATGGACACTGCCCTTCTCGTCTTTGCCAAGGTCCCGCGTCCGGGAGAGGTCAAAACACGCCTTACGCCGGCTCTCAGCGCCGCCGAGGCGGCCCGCCTCTACACGGCCTTCCTGCGGGACACGCTGCGGCAGGTCCTGCGGCTGGACGCCGACGTGCGGCTCTACCTGGCCCCGCCGGTGCCCGACGAGGCGCCCGACGCGGTGCCGTCCGGGGTGGGCGTGCACGTGCAGACGGGGGACGGGCTCGGGGCCCGCATGGAGCAGGCCTTCCGGGAGACGCTGGGAGACGGCTACGGGCAGGTCCTCGTGATGGGGAGCGACCATCCGACCCTCCCTCGTTCGTTCCTGCAACGGGCGGACCAGGCCCTTCAGGGTTCGGGATCGCTCTGCATCGGCCCCACCGAGGACGGCGGGTTCTACCTGCTAGGCATGAGCGCCTTCTTCCCGCAGCTGTTTGACGAGATGAGCTACAGTCACGGTCAGGTGTTTGCGGAGACCCTGTCGCGGGCAGAGGGCACCGGGGCGGACGTGACGGTGCTCCCGCAGTGGTACGACGTGGATCGGCCCCGCGATCTGGACCGCCTGCTGACGGACCTGGACGACCGGCCCGCGGACGCCCCGAACACCCGGCGCGTCGCGGATCGGCTCGGGCTTGAGGCGCTCGCCTAG
- a CDS encoding cysteine desulfurase family protein — protein MERVYLDHAATTPLDPEVFEVMKPYLLEEYGNASSVHQLGRQARVAMEGARERVAGCLGAESSEIVFTSGGTEADNLALKGALSAASTNGEDAGLVTSAAEHKAVLEPARRMMEQGRPVTLLSPDAHGAVTPEQVEAALDEDTALVSLMHTNNEIGVQTDIPAVASVCNAHDVLLHCDAVQAAGLQPLDVGALGVDLLSLSGHKFYGPKGIGVLYVRNGVDLGPLVEGGSQERDRRGGTQNVAGAIGLAEALERATAEAEERAARLSRLQRRLVEGLDDAVPGPYVCNTPLDEAPIAPHVVNVAFPPVGDEPLDGEMLILNLDMQGILVSAGSACTSGALEPSHVLTALGLDRPTAAAAVRFSLGAKTTEEDIDEALDALHSTLQRMR, from the coding sequence ATGGAGCGCGTCTACCTCGATCACGCCGCCACCACGCCCCTCGACCCCGAGGTCTTCGAGGTGATGAAACCGTACCTGCTGGAGGAATACGGGAACGCGTCGTCGGTGCATCAGCTGGGGCGGCAGGCCCGCGTCGCGATGGAGGGGGCCCGAGAGCGCGTCGCAGGCTGTTTGGGGGCCGAGTCGAGCGAGATTGTCTTCACCAGCGGCGGCACCGAGGCCGACAACCTGGCCCTCAAGGGCGCGCTGAGTGCAGCGTCGACCAATGGGGAGGACGCCGGCCTGGTCACCTCCGCCGCCGAGCACAAGGCCGTCCTGGAGCCGGCCCGGCGCATGATGGAGCAGGGGCGGCCCGTGACCCTGCTGTCGCCGGACGCCCACGGCGCCGTCACCCCCGAGCAGGTGGAGGCGGCGCTCGACGAGGACACCGCCCTCGTGTCCCTCATGCACACGAACAACGAAATTGGGGTGCAGACCGACATTCCGGCCGTGGCGTCGGTCTGCAACGCGCACGACGTGCTGCTGCACTGCGATGCCGTGCAGGCGGCAGGCCTGCAGCCGCTCGACGTGGGGGCGCTCGGCGTGGACCTGCTTTCCCTCTCCGGTCACAAGTTCTACGGGCCGAAGGGGATCGGCGTGTTGTACGTCCGGAACGGCGTCGATCTCGGCCCGCTCGTCGAGGGGGGCTCCCAGGAGCGCGACCGCCGGGGCGGCACCCAGAACGTGGCCGGGGCCATCGGGCTGGCGGAGGCGCTGGAGCGGGCCACGGCGGAGGCGGAAGAACGGGCGGCACGGCTGTCGCGGCTCCAGCGGCGGCTCGTGGAGGGGCTCGACGACGCGGTGCCCGGGCCGTACGTCTGTAACACGCCGCTGGACGAGGCCCCCATTGCGCCTCACGTCGTGAACGTGGCCTTTCCGCCGGTCGGGGACGAGCCCCTCGACGGGGAGATGTTGATTCTGAATCTGGACATGCAGGGCATACTCGTCTCGGCCGGGTCGGCCTGCACCAGCGGCGCGCTGGAACCGAGTCACGTCCTGACGGCCCTTGGCCTCGACCGCCCGACGGCCGCCGCCGCCGTTCGGTTCTCGCTGGGGGCGAAGACGACCGAGGAGGACATCGATGAGGCCCTCGACGCCCTCCACTCTACGCTGCAACGCATGCGCTGA
- the murA gene encoding UDP-N-acetylglucosamine 1-carboxyvinyltransferase — MDKLVVRGESSLQGPLTVSGSKNTALPLMAATLLAKGPSTITNVPDLRDVRTFSKVIRHGGPAVAFDADAHTLSVDATTIETPVAPYELVKKMRASFYMLGALLGRCGTAKVSLPGGCAWGPRPVDLHIEGMKQFGADIELDEGYVHASTPNGGLAGGTVRLEPVSVGATINLLLAAVTAQGGSKIENAAKEPDVVAFGRALQEMGAQIDGLGTRTIEVQGVDALNAGAFRNTPDRIELGTFILMAATAAEPGRPVDIHEGTHEHLGPVFKEKLAETGVDVSYGDETVTVTRPETLRPVSVETSPFPGFATDLQAQWTVLLSRTDGTATVTDTIYDDRFKHVPELQRLGMEIEVDGNAATIHGGAPLKGAKVMSTDLRAGVSLVMAGMLAEGRTDVLRVYHLDRGYEDLEDKLRGAGVSIHREAYDEFAEPDRAPAQDG; from the coding sequence ATGGACAAACTCGTCGTCCGCGGAGAGTCGTCTCTTCAAGGCCCCCTCACCGTGAGCGGATCGAAAAACACAGCCCTTCCGCTCATGGCCGCTACCCTTCTGGCAAAGGGCCCTTCGACCATCACCAACGTACCGGACCTGCGGGACGTGCGCACCTTTTCGAAGGTCATTCGGCACGGGGGCCCGGCGGTCGCCTTCGATGCCGACGCCCACACCCTCTCGGTGGACGCGACCACCATCGAGACGCCGGTGGCGCCCTACGAGCTGGTCAAGAAGATGCGGGCCTCCTTCTACATGCTCGGCGCGCTCCTGGGGCGCTGCGGGACGGCCAAGGTGTCCCTCCCCGGAGGCTGCGCGTGGGGGCCCCGACCGGTCGACCTGCACATTGAGGGCATGAAGCAGTTCGGGGCCGATATTGAGCTGGACGAGGGCTACGTGCACGCCTCCACCCCAAACGGCGGGCTCGCGGGCGGCACCGTCCGGCTGGAGCCCGTGAGCGTGGGGGCCACCATCAACCTTCTGCTCGCCGCCGTGACGGCCCAGGGCGGCTCCAAGATTGAGAACGCGGCCAAGGAGCCAGACGTGGTGGCCTTCGGGCGCGCCCTGCAGGAGATGGGGGCTCAGATCGACGGCCTCGGCACCCGGACGATCGAGGTGCAGGGCGTCGACGCGCTCAACGCGGGCGCCTTCCGCAACACGCCCGACCGCATCGAGCTGGGCACCTTCATCCTCATGGCCGCGACCGCCGCCGAGCCCGGCCGCCCCGTCGACATCCACGAGGGCACCCACGAGCACCTGGGCCCGGTCTTCAAGGAAAAGCTGGCCGAAACGGGGGTCGACGTGTCCTACGGCGACGAGACCGTCACCGTCACGCGCCCCGAGACGCTCCGTCCGGTTTCCGTCGAGACGTCCCCCTTCCCCGGCTTCGCGACCGACCTGCAGGCACAGTGGACCGTCTTGCTCAGCCGCACCGACGGCACGGCCACAGTGACGGACACGATCTACGACGACCGGTTCAAGCACGTGCCGGAACTGCAGCGCCTCGGCATGGAGATCGAGGTGGACGGAAACGCGGCGACAATCCATGGGGGCGCGCCGCTGAAGGGGGCCAAGGTCATGAGCACGGACCTGCGGGCCGGCGTTTCCCTCGTGATGGCCGGCATGCTCGCCGAGGGCCGCACGGACGTTCTCCGCGTCTACCACCTCGACCGCGGGTACGAAGACCTCGAAGACAAGCTCCGCGGCGCCGGAGTCTCCATCCACCGCGAGGCGTACGACGAGTTTGCGGAGCCGGACCGGGCCCCCGCTCAGGACGGGTAA
- a CDS encoding NHL repeat-containing protein, whose translation MRCRHLLCAGLGVLLLWGGGGVWTVGLAHAQGTDRAAGTVLAQFEEARALAVDPRGRLYVADAGRDVVGIFEADGTRRDVLGGTGTRPGTFDTPSAIDPTNGQTLLVADTYNGRVQRLSTEGQYLESLPVGQAGRRTAGEWTVRDGQGGASVQGDGRPIGVARDDEGAVFVLDSRNRQVWKWSDVGQVQAVVSGRGGRLQDPVALALGPDRRLYVADAGREAVLIYDAVGTFRRRVPGLAPAAVQALAVHRGRLWIVCPRRVLVWNRAVGVVAEHTVDLGEPLVDVAVYQDRAYLLTETRLLRRPAW comes from the coding sequence ATGCGTTGCCGCCATCTGCTGTGTGCTGGGCTCGGGGTCCTGCTTCTGTGGGGGGGCGGAGGCGTATGGACCGTAGGGCTGGCGCATGCGCAGGGGACGGACCGCGCAGCGGGAACGGTCCTCGCGCAGTTTGAGGAAGCACGGGCGCTCGCCGTTGATCCGCGAGGGCGTCTCTACGTTGCGGACGCGGGGCGTGACGTGGTAGGCATTTTTGAGGCCGATGGCACCCGCCGGGATGTGCTGGGCGGGACGGGCACGCGACCGGGCACGTTCGACACGCCCTCGGCCATCGATCCGACGAACGGACAAACTCTCCTCGTGGCCGACACCTACAACGGTCGCGTCCAGCGGTTGTCGACGGAGGGGCAGTATCTCGAGTCGCTGCCCGTCGGGCAGGCCGGGCGGCGGACGGCCGGGGAGTGGACCGTTCGGGACGGACAAGGAGGGGCCTCGGTCCAGGGCGATGGGCGGCCAATCGGGGTGGCGCGGGACGACGAGGGGGCCGTGTTCGTGCTCGATTCGCGCAACCGCCAAGTTTGGAAGTGGAGTGACGTAGGGCAGGTGCAGGCCGTCGTGTCTGGGCGAGGAGGGCGGCTGCAGGATCCGGTTGCGTTGGCCCTGGGGCCGGACCGCCGCCTGTACGTGGCCGACGCCGGTCGCGAAGCGGTGCTCATCTACGATGCCGTCGGCACGTTTCGCCGTCGCGTGCCCGGACTCGCCCCGGCCGCCGTGCAGGCCCTCGCCGTCCATCGCGGCCGGCTGTGGATCGTCTGCCCGCGCCGCGTCCTCGTGTGGAACCGGGCGGTGGGTGTCGTCGCGGAGCACACGGTCGACCTCGGCGAGCCGCTCGTTGACGTGGCCGTGTACCAGGACCGCGCGTACCTGCTTACCGAAACGCGGCTGCTTCGGCGCCCGGCCTGGTAG
- the purD gene encoding phosphoribosylamine--glycine ligase, giving the protein MRILIVGSGGREHALVKALAQSDQVSALFAAPGNPGTAQKATNVGLEATDLDGLVDFAETEAIDLTLVGPERPLVTGIVDRFEAAGLPIVGPTKTAAQLEGSKAFADQFMARHDVPTASFRVFDAEEADDAAAHLDAVGAPVVVKADGLAGGKGAFVCSTLDEAHDALGQIANQRAFGAAGDQVVIEEKMDGEEVSVLALTDGAHYVLLPPSQDHKPIGEGGTGPNTGGMGAFAPAPIVDGALLSRICREIIEPTLQGMQEEGTPYRGVLYCGLMITEEGPKVVEYNCRLGDPEAQVVLPLVESDLAALFRNLAEGDLQGGNLRTTPGAAACVVLASDGYPTDYETGFEIAGVGDAEALEDVSVIHAGTRLTPEGTLVTGGGRVLGVTATGRDLPAALDRAYDGVDRVEFAGKTYRRDIGEKGLAHLNAS; this is encoded by the coding sequence ATGCGAATCCTCATAGTCGGAAGTGGAGGACGAGAGCACGCGCTCGTGAAGGCCCTGGCCCAGAGCGATCAGGTGTCCGCCCTGTTCGCCGCGCCCGGCAACCCCGGCACGGCCCAGAAGGCCACAAACGTGGGCCTGGAGGCGACCGACCTGGACGGGCTGGTCGACTTTGCGGAGACGGAGGCCATCGATCTGACCCTGGTGGGGCCCGAGCGGCCGCTCGTGACGGGCATCGTCGACCGGTTTGAGGCGGCCGGGCTGCCCATCGTGGGGCCCACGAAGACGGCCGCGCAGCTGGAGGGCAGCAAGGCCTTCGCCGATCAATTCATGGCGCGCCACGACGTGCCAACGGCATCGTTCCGGGTGTTTGACGCGGAAGAGGCCGACGACGCGGCGGCCCACCTCGATGCGGTGGGGGCCCCGGTCGTGGTGAAGGCGGACGGCCTGGCGGGCGGGAAGGGCGCCTTCGTGTGCTCCACCCTGGACGAGGCCCACGACGCGCTGGGCCAGATCGCAAACCAGCGGGCCTTCGGGGCGGCGGGCGATCAGGTCGTGATCGAGGAAAAGATGGACGGGGAGGAGGTGAGCGTCCTGGCCCTCACCGACGGGGCGCACTACGTTCTTCTCCCGCCGTCCCAGGACCACAAGCCCATCGGGGAGGGCGGCACCGGCCCGAATACAGGGGGCATGGGCGCGTTTGCCCCGGCCCCGATCGTGGACGGAGCGCTGCTCTCCCGCATCTGCCGCGAGATCATCGAGCCGACCCTTCAGGGCATGCAGGAGGAGGGCACGCCGTACCGCGGGGTGCTCTACTGCGGCCTCATGATCACGGAGGAGGGGCCGAAGGTGGTCGAGTACAACTGCCGCCTCGGCGATCCCGAGGCCCAGGTCGTGCTTCCGCTCGTGGAGTCGGACCTGGCCGCGCTCTTCCGGAACCTCGCGGAGGGCGACCTGCAGGGCGGCAACCTCCGGACCACGCCCGGAGCGGCGGCCTGCGTCGTGCTCGCCTCGGACGGATACCCGACCGACTACGAGACGGGCTTTGAGATTGCCGGGGTTGGGGACGCGGAGGCCCTCGAGGACGTGTCGGTCATCCACGCCGGCACCCGGCTCACGCCGGAGGGGACGCTCGTGACCGGCGGGGGCCGCGTGCTCGGCGTCACCGCCACCGGACGAGACCTGCCGGCGGCCCTCGATCGGGCGTACGACGGTGTCGACCGCGTCGAGTTTGCGGGCAAGACCTACCGCCGCGATATTGGCGAGAAGGGGCTGGCTCACCTAAATGCATCGTAG
- a CDS encoding BamA/TamA family outer membrane protein: MHTLLSHFASWGSQTRFRQRGLRAAFALLLGGIVGLTAAPAAGQAFPGALDEPAINLRLYPLATWSPRVGGGAGAGLVVHHLGRRHAQALLTAAPARHEQVATAAWASANPERARQYVLVNARGLHTNRDWFYGLGPRSSSDARQPIERSAARVRIRAGQHFLDRRLLLQPHVGLSAHRVDRVPSPADPSLDAASRRHLRQLASSRIGPLAPSHTALRVGVDVQYDTRSPRPRPTRGLLLDGGWERYGAVSSFVQYDRLDLSAEGLVPLGGAHHLVGRLSLARTVTRGEASVPYYLRPMLDGTQVPGLARHRFVDSDRLIGSMLYRFPLAQPLRVLRLGGHVGLHAASVYDDVFADAALDLTFDDAADVGEASVPLRPAASVGLRMGLSFRAVPALDLALGVGPEGVTGVRFALHQDLQALRPPHHQLRQP; encoded by the coding sequence ATGCACACGCTCCTGTCTCATTTTGCCTCCTGGGGATCCCAGACGCGTTTTCGCCAACGCGGTCTGCGGGCCGCCTTCGCCCTTCTCCTCGGCGGGATAGTGGGGCTGACGGCGGCGCCGGCGGCCGGGCAGGCGTTTCCAGGGGCCCTGGACGAGCCCGCCATCAACCTCCGGCTGTATCCCCTCGCCACGTGGAGCCCACGGGTCGGTGGGGGCGCCGGGGCCGGACTCGTCGTGCATCACCTGGGGCGTCGGCACGCACAGGCCCTCCTCACCGCAGCGCCCGCCCGGCACGAACAGGTGGCCACCGCGGCCTGGGCCAGTGCCAATCCCGAGCGGGCCCGCCAGTATGTGCTGGTGAATGCCCGGGGCCTCCACACGAACCGGGACTGGTTTTATGGACTCGGGCCTAGGTCGTCGTCCGACGCCCGGCAGCCCATCGAACGCTCCGCCGCCCGGGTCCGCATTCGGGCCGGACAGCACTTTCTCGACCGGCGACTGCTCCTCCAGCCCCACGTCGGCCTCTCGGCCCACCGGGTCGATCGCGTTCCATCCCCCGCGGATCCGAGCCTGGACGCGGCGTCCCGGCGGCACCTCCGGCAACTGGCGAGCAGTCGGATCGGCCCGTTGGCCCCGAGCCATACCGCCCTGCGCGTGGGGGTCGATGTGCAGTACGACACCCGTTCCCCTCGTCCTCGGCCCACGCGCGGCCTGCTCCTAGACGGCGGCTGGGAGCGATACGGGGCGGTCTCCTCCTTCGTGCAGTACGATCGCCTGGACCTCAGCGCCGAAGGATTGGTGCCCCTCGGCGGCGCGCATCACCTGGTGGGACGGCTGTCCCTAGCCCGCACTGTCACGCGCGGCGAGGCGTCGGTCCCCTACTACCTGCGCCCGATGCTCGACGGCACCCAGGTCCCCGGGTTGGCTCGGCACCGCTTCGTCGACTCCGACCGCCTGATCGGCAGCATGCTATACCGCTTTCCGCTCGCCCAGCCCCTACGTGTGCTTCGCCTTGGCGGCCACGTGGGCCTTCACGCCGCGAGCGTGTACGACGACGTGTTTGCCGACGCGGCGCTTGACCTCACGTTTGACGACGCCGCAGACGTGGGGGAGGCGTCCGTGCCCCTGCGGCCGGCCGCGTCCGTCGGGCTTCGGATGGGGCTCTCGTTTCGCGCGGTGCCTGCACTCGACCTGGCGCTCGGCGTCGGCCCGGAAGGGGTGACGGGCGTCCGGTTTGCCCTGCACCAGGACCTGCAGGCCCTGCGTCCGCCCCACCATCAGTTGCGCCAGCCGTAA
- a CDS encoding polysaccharide deacetylase family protein, producing MRFLIPYLATHGPRPFHRFVPDLLWRVEAGAKTAYLTFDDGPTEELTDDLLDLLAQYDAQATHFLVGQNADRHPGRARAIARAGHLVGNHTYTHVDPWSVPHEQLQSEVARTTRRLQSLTQTRLRALRPPYGHPTQGLRRWCAAQNQRMVMWDVMPGDYLKTARAQRVAHFVVRHVRPGSVIVLHDNPVCEDVTLPALATILRTLSAEGWTFDAL from the coding sequence ATGCGCTTCCTCATTCCCTACCTGGCCACCCACGGCCCACGCCCGTTCCACCGCTTCGTTCCGGACCTCCTCTGGCGGGTCGAGGCGGGGGCTAAGACCGCGTACCTCACCTTCGACGACGGCCCGACCGAGGAGCTCACGGACGACCTGCTCGACCTGCTCGCGCAGTACGACGCGCAGGCCACCCACTTCCTCGTCGGCCAGAACGCGGACCGGCACCCAGGCCGTGCCCGCGCCATTGCTCGGGCCGGGCACCTCGTCGGCAACCACACCTATACCCACGTCGACCCCTGGTCCGTGCCCCACGAGCAGCTGCAGAGTGAGGTCGCCCGCACCACGCGGCGGCTGCAGTCCCTCACGCAAACCCGGCTCCGGGCGCTCCGCCCGCCCTACGGCCACCCCACGCAGGGGCTCCGCCGGTGGTGTGCGGCCCAGAACCAACGGATGGTGATGTGGGACGTGATGCCGGGCGACTACCTGAAGACCGCCCGGGCCCAGCGGGTGGCCCACTTCGTGGTGCGCCACGTGCGCCCCGGCTCCGTCATTGTCCTCCACGACAATCCCGTCTGCGAGGACGTCACCCTCCCGGCCCTGGCGACCATTCTCCGCACGCTTTCCGCCGAGGGCTGGACGTTTGACGCGCTCTGA